In Leucoraja erinacea ecotype New England chromosome 12, Leri_hhj_1, whole genome shotgun sequence, one DNA window encodes the following:
- the pdzd11 gene encoding PDZ domain-containing protein 11, which translates to MSNRVYVEPKGAYDDYQYPVVFLPPYENPPPWIPLHERLHHSDYNNELTQFLPRTVQLKKPSGAQLGFNIRGGKASQLGIFISKVIPDSDADHAGLQEGDQVLAVNDIDFQDIEHSKAVEILKSAKEIIMRVRYFPYNFRRQKERTVH; encoded by the exons ATGTCGAATCGTGTATACGTGGAGCCAAAAGGTGCTTATGATGATTATCAGTATCCAGTTGTGTTTTTGCCACCATATGAGAATCCTCCTCCCTGGATTCCACTGCATGAG AGGTTACATCACTCCGATTACAACAACGAGCTGACCCAATTTTTGCCTCGCACAGTCCAGCTGAAGAAACCCTCTGGGGCTCAG CTTGGGTTTAACATCCGAGGGGGAAAGGCCTCACAGCTTGGCATCTTCATATCAAAG GTAATTCCCGATTCTGACGCAGATCATGCAGGTTTGCAAGAGGGAGATCAGGTTCTTGCTGTAAATGACATTGACTTTCAAGACATAGAACACAGTAAA GCTGTTGAGATCCTGAAATCTGCCAAAGAGATTATAATGCGGGTTCGCTACTTTCCATATA ACTTCCGAAGGCAGAAGGAAAGGACAGTTCATTAA